TTGCAGACGACCACTGGTCGGAACAAAACCGTAGTTTCCATCCTTTCTGGCCACGCTTGTCTGAAAATGTAATACGGAACAATGCTCAGAATAGCACCTACTGGTTACAGGACGGCACCTTTCTTCGACTTAAAACAGCCGAAATCGGATATACGCTTCCCGAACAACTTACGCGGAAGATCCGGATAAAAACTTTCCGGATATATCTAAGCGGGGTTAACCTGCTGGTATGGTCTAAATTTAAGCTCTGGGATCCTGAAATGGCTGGAAATGGACTGGGCTATCCGATTCAGAGAGTATATAATCTTGGTTTAAATCTTATCTTTTAAATACAATCAATATGAAAAATCCTATTACAAAAATCTGCATTGTCCTTTTTGCAGTTTGTACTATTGGCTGTAGTGACTACCTGGATGTTGTTCCCGATGACGTACCACGGATCGAACACGCATTCTCCAACCGGGAAACGACGGAACGATTCCTCTATTCCTGTTATTCCTTCCTGCCTAATATAATCCATATGTGGAATTACCCTGCCTATTTTAATAGCCTCGATGAGTTTAACATTTCTGGGTTTGCCCTCCAGAATTTTCAGACTACTCCAGCAGGAAAGATCAGTTTTGGCGGACAAAATTCCGATGATCCGCTTCAAAATTATTGGTCAGGAGGCAATGGCGGTACAAACCTGTTCTTAGCCATCCGCCAGTGTAATATTTTTCTCGAGGAGATTCATCATCCACGCGATATAGAGGAACAGGAAAGAAACCGGTGGATTGGCGAAGTCACCTTCCTGAAAGCATATTATCATTTCTTCCTGTTGCAATTATATGGTCCTATCCCGTTAATCAAGGAGAATATTCCCTTATCTGCTCCTCCTGAGGATACGTGGGTGTTTCGTGAACCGGTGGATGAATGTGTAGATTATATTGTTGAACTTCTTGATAATGCTTCTCCAAATCTACCTGTGATCATTGCCAATCCGATCGAAGAAGACGGCAGGATCACACGTCCTATTGCCCTGGCTGTAAAAGCAAAAGTTCTGGCTTTGGCTGCAAGTCCTTTGTTCAACGGGAATCCTGATTACGAAAGCTGGGTCGATTCAAGAAATAAACAATTAATATCTTCCACTTATAGCAGAGAAAAATGGGTAAGAGCAGCTAATGCGATAAAATCAGCCATAGATACCTGTCATATGGCCGGATTAGCGCTTTACCGGTATGATAAGATGTCCATGGCCAATACCAGTGCGATGAACGACAGCCTGATCAAACTGATGCATGTCAGGAAAGGTCTCACCGAAAGATGGAATAAAGGGATCATCTGGACAGACACCAGGCCGGTCGGTGATCTTCAGAGTTTATGTATTCCGATCATGAATGCTATCGATATTGGTAAAATAACACCTCGTTTCTACGCCTCATTTGATATGACAGAGTTATTCTATACCAATAAAGGTATTCCTATCACCGAAGATCCGGACTGGAATTACGATGCCCGTTATCAGTTACGTGTATCTACCTCTGAAGCAAATAATGGAACTTACATTCCAATAAATGAAAGAACAGTTGCCCTCCATTTTGACAGGGAGCCCCGGTTTTATGCAAATCTGGGATTCGACAGGGGCTTTTTCGAAATGTCCAACCTGACCAACAACAGGGGAAAAACCTTTACTCCTTTCTTAAAGGCCAGATTAGGAGATGTGTCCAACTATGAATCCCCTATTGCCTATTATATCAAGAAATTAGTAGCTTATGAGTCAGGTGCGAATGCAACCGGAGGATATGTACTGGATAGGTACCTTTTCCCGGTCGTTAGGCTTGCAGATCTTTACCTGCTCTACAGCGAAGCGCTGAATGAAGTGTCTGACAATCCTAATGAGGAAGTATATCATTGGATCGACCAGGTAAGAGCCGTTACCGGACTGAAAGGTGTTGTTGATTCATGGGCAAATTCCCTGTATCCCGATCGCCCATCCGATAAAAAGGAAATGCGGAAAATCATCCATCAGGAGCGAATGATTGAACTGGCTTTCGAAGGTCAACGTTTTTGGGATGTACGGCGATGGAAACGAATCAATGAATTCTGGTCTCTTCCGGGAAAGAATTGGAACAATTCCGGACGTACCGCAGAAGATTATTATACGATGGTTCAAATCAGGGAACCACGTAAAATATCTGTAAAAGATTATCTCTGGCCTATCAGCCTCGATGATTTGAGAATAAATAGGAATTTAGTACAAACATGGGGATGGTAATCAGCATGTGTAAAATTAAACCGGTGCAGGCTTTCATGTTACAAATAAATTGTTTTGATAATTACTCGCTGACGCTCATGAGATCACTTACGCTAAGTTCATCATATGAATGACTTAAAATATCCAATGTGCAATAATCAATTATCAATAATCAATTATCAATTATTTAAAGGCTTACTCCGGTAAATATGTTAAATATTAATCTAATTATCATGAATCATTTTAAAATATACCTGTTACTATTTTTATTTATCCATATTGCATATGCGTGTAAGGATGATAAAAATGAATCTGATCAACCCGTTGCTATTACCGATTATGAAGTAACCCCGATTAATGGAGGGGCGATCATTACATATGCTATTCCGAATGATCCGGATATTTTATGCGTGACAGCAGAATATACGAGGAATGGAGAGCATTTTACCGAACGTTCTTCCTATCATAAAAACTCGATACGTATTGAAGGTTTCAGGGCATCGGAATCAGAATCGGTAACTGTTACACTTTATACTGAAAATCAGAATGAAATCCGCTCCGAACCTCTGGTCGTGAACTTTACCCCACTTCAGGCTTTAGTTGACCTGGCAAAAGAGTCCATCAGCTTTACGACTTCTTTCGGCGGTATTATTCTAAATTGGGAGAATCTGATGAAAACGGAACTGAATATCCATCTTATGGCTTTCGTAGACGGTGAGCTAAAAAAAGATGAAATATACTTTTCATCACTTCCAAATGATAAACGTTCTTATCGCGGATATGACCCGGTAGAAACTACTTTTGCCGTTGTGGTTGGAGATAAATGGAAGAATATATCCGATACCGTTTATTATAACACAACTCCCATGTTTGAATTAGAAGTGCCAAAACCCTGGGGAGATATGAGACTATACTGTAAAGGGGATAATCTCACTGAATTACAGGCCTCTCACGCCTTCCCAAAGTTTTTTGACGGAATTATAGGATCTCACACCTACGGTTACCTGAATCAACCTCTTTCGGAAGGAGCCTCATTCACTTTCGATATGAAAGAAGTTTTTAAACTGAGCCGTTTTAAATTCTGGCCCAGTTTACGGGGATATACTGAAGTTATTGATGTTTATGGCAATGTGAACATTACCGAATTTGAAATGTGGGGGTCACCTGTATTGGATACGAATAAACCTGACTCTTATTGGATGGAAAATGACGATCCTTCCGGAACCTTCAAAGAGGATTGGGAATATCTTGGTTATTTTGTTCGCGAAAGGCTCGATTTACTGGGCGCCAGTAATGATGAAATCTGGCAAAGGGGTGCAGTAGATGGAGATGAATTTGAATTACCGCTGGAATTGAACCCGGTCCGGTACATACGTTTCTTCCCCCGCGCCACGGCGGATGGCAAGCCTATTCCCAATAATTACTGGCAATTGGGTGAGTTGAGTTTCTTTGGTACCAATGAAATCGAATAAATGTAAATCATGAAGAAAATGAAAAACATATTTTTAGGGATATTGATGATCATATCCTTTATATCTTCCGGATGTAGTGATATGGACGACATTCATCAGGATTATCTTGATGAAGGAGAGAAGACATACCTGGGCATGACCGATAGCCTGACCGCTTTATCAGGAGAAGGCAGGATAAAACTCAAATGGTACATTAATGCCGACCCCAAGATAGAGCAAACCGTGATCTACTGGAATATGCGCCAGGACTCTGTTGTTAAAACCATTGTAAGAACAGAAAATGGAGTACAGGCGGATTCTACAATCATCAATAATTTGCCTGAGGGTAATTATTCTTTTGAACTGTTCAATAAGAATACAAGAGGTGATCGTTCATTGTTTTCGACAGTTCAGGGAGTATCATATGGCGATAGTTACAGGGAAACATTGAAAAACAGGAATATCACGACGATGAAAATCCTTGCTTACAACAAGAATGAACAAACTTCCGATGTTGAAATTGTATGGGGACCTACTCTTCCGGAAACACTTGGGGCGAAAATTTCTTATAAAAAACGTTCTTCCGGCGAGCAAATGGTGATATTTGTTAAAGCTGATGCATCAAGCACCATACTAACCGATGTAGGAAACGGATTGAATGATCCTGCGGATATTCTGGAAATATCTACCCGGTATTATCAGGAAAACGCTTTGGATACCATTATTTCTTACCCTCAAAAAGAACAGATATGTATTTACTCCGCGTCCGGAACCCGTTCCGATTATGGAAATGATGGAACTTTCAAAGAAAGCACGTCGTACAGTGATATACTAAAGATGCTTAGAAGGGTCTCAGCATTTAATGCAACAGATGCTTACGACTGTAACCGTGTGGCTGAATTTGCGACTTCATCCAATACTTTGTTTCGAATGACATTTCAAGGTAACCAGGTAAAAACAGAGGGGTATTTCAATGGATTACTTAATACAATATCCGATGTTGAAAACGGTGAATTTATACCGGAACAGCAGAAGGTGAAATTGAAATATCAATTTCTACAGAATGATGGAAGTTACTCCATTGTAGAAGAAGAATTATTACCGGCAGATATTACTTTTCCCGTCGTTCCCGATAAAGTATATAGTTTCGGGGCAAACAAGGACGGACTGTTCTTCACCAGAGGAGATGATTTGCTACAAGTTGATCCATCAGGAGATTTGTGGTTATATAAACCTCAAGTAGACAAAACATTCGCTGCGCCTACGAAGATAGCATCAGGATGGACCGGTTTTGCTTCGGTATTTTATTTACCAGACAACAGGATCATGAGGTTTGATCTGGATAAGGTAGATTGTGCCATCATTGAAGATGAGAACTACACTCTTAGCTATGTACCATTTTTTGGTTCCGGATGGGCTGGATTGAGCATCAACAGATTAATGCCGTTTAAGGATTTCGCGCTCATTATGACCGATGTTTCCGGTGCATTTAAAAAGATTGGTATCAGCCAAAGCAACTCGTGGTTGGGTGGTTTTGACAACATCAGCACAGGATTTCAAAATTACCGGAAGATCATTCCTTACGATAACGCAGTTTTATTGATCGATCAATCCGGCGATTTATGGATGATGCCTTTATCCGACGATTTTGTATTGGGTAGCCGGGTGAATCTGGGCAGCGGATGGAATAAATATATCGACGTAATCAAACAAGGAACGACTTTGCTCTGTTTGGATGAAAATGGCGATCTATGGCGTTATGATTTTAATCCTGATCTGTCCTGGAATATTGATTAAAAGTAGTTTTCAGACAAAAGTAATCACCTTGTTTTACTTTTAAGGTGAGATGTAATAACGAGGCTGTCCAAAAAGTCCAAAACAACGGCTTAACCTTTAGCTCGACGAAGTCAATTACAAATTAAGCCGAACGCTAGCCCGTGCAAAATAAGCAGATAGCGTTGAGCGGAATTTGTAATTCCGCTCTAAAAATAACTTTTGGGACAGCCTCATCTCATTAAAAAGAACTTCGGCAAATTTTAGTCAATATATCTGATCCGGACCGAAACATTTTATCCCAATGATGCAAATATCAGAATGCTTTCCGGACTCCATCAAAAGAGGTCATAATCAACTAAAAACAAGTGGATGACCGGATCTTATCAGGATGTTTATTGCTCTAATAAATGTATTTAAAAAAATACCAGTCCACATGAAGAAAATTTATTTTACCATTTCATTGCTTTTGTGTTTCACCTTCCACTCATTTTCTGAAGTGAAATTAGCTTCCTGCTATGGTGAAAATATGGTTCTTCAGCGGGATCAGGATATTATAATCCGGGGAACATCTGATCCGGAAGAACAAATTGTGGTTTCATTTCTGGATACCAAGGCAGAAACTACAGCAGATAAAGAGGGTAGGTGGAATGTCAGGTTTGATGCTTGTCCATACGGCGGCCCGCATCAGATGATCATTAAAGGAGCGAATAATAGCATAGAGTTTAATAATATATTAATTGGCGATGTATGGCTCTGCAGCGGCCAGTCTAATATGGTCTGGTCTGTCGGGCAATCAGCTAATCCGGAATTTGAAATAGCTAATGCATCATATCCTCATATCCGGTTATTTTTAACTCCTGGACGGTGGTCTTTTGATCCCCGGCATGAAACATCGGGTTCCTGGAACGAGTGTAATAGCAAGAATATCCAATCCTTCTCGGCGGTAGCCTATTTTTTTGCACGGGAAATATATCTGCAAACCGGAATTCCGCAGGGACTGATCTGTTCAGCATGGGGCGCCAGTGAAATTGAACCCTGGTTAAGCCCTAAAGCAATTGATAATTTAGACAAAGAGTTAAAAGACCACTATCAGTATACACCAGAAAATTATCCGTCGAAAGTAAAGGAAATCCTTACGCGGAATCCGGAAAGAATCTGGGATTATAATCCGAATCTGTATCCCGGCGTTTTGTACAACGGGATGATCCATCCTTTTATTGGGTTCCGCCTTAAAGGAATACTTTGGTACCAGGGAGAGAATAACGCACATGTCCAACGCTCCGATGAATATAAATTCCTTTTCCCTGTTTTGATCAATGACTGGCGTGAACGTTGGGGGTATGAACTTCCTTTCTATTGGGTACAGTTACCATCGTATATTCCTCCATCTGTCCCGGAAGGTCATATTTCCTGGACTGTGTTGAGGGAATCACAACATGCAGCGCTGAGCTTGCCTCAGACAGGCGAAGCTGTTACCATTGATATTGGCGATGCCAATGATGTTCATCCCCGTAACAAACAAGATGTTGGCTACCGTTTAGCTTTAATTGCGCTAAATAAATTATATGGCAGGAATGTCATTTATTCGGGACCAATTTATAAATCTGTTCGTTTTCAAGGCAATAAAGCCTTTTTAAAATTCGATTGTATGGGTTCATGCCTATCAAACAGGTATCCAAATGGAGAATTAAAAGGTTTCTCAATCGCCGGAAAAGATCAAGTGTTCGAGCAAGCCAAAGCCCAGGTTAAGAATTGTAACCGCCTGGAAATTTATTCTGATAAGATAAAAAAACCTCGATATGTCCGTTATGCCTGGGAAAATTGTCCGTTAGAAGCCAATCTTATAAATACGGAAGGATTACCTGCTGCGCCGTTTCGGACAGATCATATACCGGAAAAATGATACGGTAGAAATATTTAACCCTTAACTATTTTGTATGCCCATAATTATTTTCCAATCCCTTAAAGAAAGGTTCAGCATAATTAGTCTTTCGGTAATTGTATTTTCATTCATGATCATTCTCTTTTCAGGATGTGTCAGGAAGTCACAACAGTCTCAATTTGAAGTTCGTGCGCTTTGGGTCGATCCGCCCGGCTTTAAAGATAAAGAAACAGTAGACGGGCTGATCGAAAAATGCCGGAAAGCAGGTATTAATACCATTATTCCGGACATTATGCTGCGTGAAAATGTTTGGTTTAAATCAGTCAACTTCGCAGGAAAAGTAAATGCAGATGACCAGTTCGACCCGCTTGAGTATTTGATTAAAAAAGCGCATGCGGATGGAATAAAGGTTCAAGCCTGGAGCTGTGTTTATCATTCAATCGCTAAATATCCCGAATGGAATAGTAAACCTTTTGCATCCGATAATTATAATGGCGGTTTCCTATCAGCGGCACACCCTGACGTAAATCCATATTTATTATCAGTACTCAGGGAATTGTTAAATTATGATATCGATGGTATACATCTTGACTATACACGCTACTGGAATGCTGCCTTTGATTATTCGGATGCTGCCTGCAACCGTTTCAGGGCTTCCCATGGTTTTAATCCGAAAGATTTTCTTGATCATCCTGAAAGAATTGTTCCCCCGGATAAGGACGTTTATCCTGTCAGGGTCCTGTGCCCTCTGAAAATGGCTGAATGGGAAATGGGATCCGTTGAACGTAACCTTAACCGTACGGAAATTGGTTATGCTTATCTATCGGAACAGACGGCCAATATCGATGCTTTGAAAACACCGGGATTGCTTATTGTAAGTTATTACCATCAAGTCCCGGCAGATATGATCAATGCCCTGGAAAGATTTGTAAATCGTGGTGGAGATATAGTGTGGATGGATCCTACAAGTGATTTATTCAATAAGCAGGAATTTAATGCGCTCACAGGAATTACCGGAGCCCGTTATTTCGGGTTGGATCGCATGAAATTCCGGACTTTGGATGATCATCCGTTTGGAAAGCTTTTCGATACCTTACAGGTAAAGATCGATGGTAATCTGCTGACGGAAGGAGAAGCTGAAGTCATTGCCTGCACAGATTCCGGTGAACCGGTCATCCGGATCCTTCAAAAGGGTAAGGGACATGTTATGACAGTAGGTTTGGGAGTAATGGATAGTGGTTCGCAAGAGATTATTCAACTGTTGATAGATATCATTACCGGCTTTAAAACACAGGCTGGTATCACCGGGCCCGACTTAATGGCCGAAAAGCGTAAACTGTGGATTGACTGGAGAGCCAGCTTTCCTCTGGATTTGGTCTGTGAACTAAACAAAATGATCAAAGAGAAAAATCCGGACCTGCTTCTTACAGCTGCCGCGGGAGTTGGTCCGCAGGAATATTACAGTATTTACCGTGATGGCCGCGACTGGCTGATCGAAAACATTGTCGATTATATTTTTCCCATGAATTACACCGAAGAAATCGATGACCTGCAGGATATTCTGGATGAGCAGTTATTTCATACGCCTGATGATATGTCTGATAGAATATATCCCGGATTACAATTGTATACTTTCAGAAATAATAACGCCGCTTCTATAGATGCTTCTATCGTAGACGAACAAATCGGATTAATAAAGCAATACGGTTACCGGGGATTTTGCTTATTCGCATACTCTTATTTTTCAGATGAAATAATAGAGGTCGTAAAAAAGTATAGTCAATAAAATGATGAATCAATAACAGAACATTCGTGAATGTTATAATATAATCCTAACAATTAATATATTATCAAATGAAAAAGTGTAATTATCTTGTAATTTTAACTGTTGTCTTTTTTTCGGCCTGCCAGACCAGGCACAATGTACTTACCGAAGCTGAAAAAGCGGAAGGTTGGCAATTATTATTTGACGGTGAAACGTTGAACGGATGGCGTAATTATAACGGCACTGAACTTACCGCTCCATGGGTAGTGGAGGATGGAACGCTGTCCGCCCTTGGAAAAGGAAGTGATGAAAACGGGTATATTGTTACCAACCAACCATACGAAAATTTCGAGCTCTTGTTTGATTGGAAAATTTCCGAAGGTGGAAACAGCGGGCTTTTGTACCATGTCCTAGAACGTCCGGGATATAATGTACCTTATCTTACCGGACCGGAATTCCAGATTATCGACAACATCGGGTTCCCCGGAAAACTGGAAAACTGGCAGATGGCCTGTGCCGATTATGCCATGTATCCTGCCGATTTAAGCAAAGCGACTTTGAAACCTGCTATGGAATGGAACACATACAGGATTGTATTTGATAACGGTCATGTAGAGCATTGGCTGAATGGCGTAAAAGTAGTAGAATTTAAGGCGTGGAGCGAAGACTGGTTCGTAAAGAAAAACAGTGGAAAATGGGAAAATGCTCCTGAATACGGATTAGCCCATAAAGGTGTATTTTGCCTGCAGGATCATGGGGATCGTTCCTGGTTCCGTAATATCAAGGTAAAGGAACTTCCGCGTAAACCGAAAAAAGATATCAGTCTGTTCAACGGCAGGGATTTAACCGGATGGGAAATATACGGCACAGAAAAATGGTATGTAAACGACGAAGGACTGCTTGTATGTGAAAGCGGACCCAACAAAGAATATGGCTACCTGGCTACAAGGGAATATTATAATGATTTTGAATTGACTGCCGATTTCAGACAAGTGGCTGACGGGAACAGCGGCATTTTCTTCCGTTCGCACATCGAATCGGGAGTGAAAATATCCGGATGGCAGGTTGAAGTATCACCTCCGGGATATGATACCGGTGGTATATATGAATCATATGGCAGAGACTGGTTGGTTCAGATACCGGACGAAAAGGAAAATATCCTGAAAATGGGCGAATGGAATACTATGCGCATCCGTGTAAAAGGTGACCAGGTGAGTACATGGCTGAACGGCACCCAGATGGTGGATATAACCGATGAAAAAATAGGCAGGGAACAGGGGCGGATCGCCCTGCAGATCCATGATGGTGGCGGAATAAAGGTATTCTGGAAAAATCTGAAATTGAAAGAATTGTAATTATCTTTACTACATAGAATATGCTAAAATCGTTTCATCCGGAAATAAAAAGCTTGTAAATAATTTAAACTTAAAACTATAACAAATGGTAGTAGGTATATGGCAATTATTGCTGCTCATGCACATTGTTTTGTTTGTAATAGGTATGATATTATTAATTAATTTTAAAACATCATTTGTTAATAAAGTATTATGGGCACTTTTCATGTTTTTGATACCTTGGATTGGAAGCATTAGCTTTTTGATCTGGCGCAATTATCAGTTGAAACGTTAAAAGGACAATAATTGAAATTCAAGGTTGTCTGATTCAAGAGAA
The sequence above is a segment of the Bacteroidales bacterium genome. Coding sequences within it:
- a CDS encoding RagB/SusD family nutrient uptake outer membrane protein produces the protein MKNPITKICIVLFAVCTIGCSDYLDVVPDDVPRIEHAFSNRETTERFLYSCYSFLPNIIHMWNYPAYFNSLDEFNISGFALQNFQTTPAGKISFGGQNSDDPLQNYWSGGNGGTNLFLAIRQCNIFLEEIHHPRDIEEQERNRWIGEVTFLKAYYHFFLLQLYGPIPLIKENIPLSAPPEDTWVFREPVDECVDYIVELLDNASPNLPVIIANPIEEDGRITRPIALAVKAKVLALAASPLFNGNPDYESWVDSRNKQLISSTYSREKWVRAANAIKSAIDTCHMAGLALYRYDKMSMANTSAMNDSLIKLMHVRKGLTERWNKGIIWTDTRPVGDLQSLCIPIMNAIDIGKITPRFYASFDMTELFYTNKGIPITEDPDWNYDARYQLRVSTSEANNGTYIPINERTVALHFDREPRFYANLGFDRGFFEMSNLTNNRGKTFTPFLKARLGDVSNYESPIAYYIKKLVAYESGANATGGYVLDRYLFPVVRLADLYLLYSEALNEVSDNPNEEVYHWIDQVRAVTGLKGVVDSWANSLYPDRPSDKKEMRKIIHQERMIELAFEGQRFWDVRRWKRINEFWSLPGKNWNNSGRTAEDYYTMVQIREPRKISVKDYLWPISLDDLRINRNLVQTWGW
- a CDS encoding DUF4959 domain-containing protein, which codes for MNHFKIYLLLFLFIHIAYACKDDKNESDQPVAITDYEVTPINGGAIITYAIPNDPDILCVTAEYTRNGEHFTERSSYHKNSIRIEGFRASESESVTVTLYTENQNEIRSEPLVVNFTPLQALVDLAKESISFTTSFGGIILNWENLMKTELNIHLMAFVDGELKKDEIYFSSLPNDKRSYRGYDPVETTFAVVVGDKWKNISDTVYYNTTPMFELEVPKPWGDMRLYCKGDNLTELQASHAFPKFFDGIIGSHTYGYLNQPLSEGASFTFDMKEVFKLSRFKFWPSLRGYTEVIDVYGNVNITEFEMWGSPVLDTNKPDSYWMENDDPSGTFKEDWEYLGYFVRERLDLLGASNDEIWQRGAVDGDEFELPLELNPVRYIRFFPRATADGKPIPNNYWQLGELSFFGTNEIE
- a CDS encoding DUF4998 domain-containing protein gives rise to the protein MKNIFLGILMIISFISSGCSDMDDIHQDYLDEGEKTYLGMTDSLTALSGEGRIKLKWYINADPKIEQTVIYWNMRQDSVVKTIVRTENGVQADSTIINNLPEGNYSFELFNKNTRGDRSLFSTVQGVSYGDSYRETLKNRNITTMKILAYNKNEQTSDVEIVWGPTLPETLGAKISYKKRSSGEQMVIFVKADASSTILTDVGNGLNDPADILEISTRYYQENALDTIISYPQKEQICIYSASGTRSDYGNDGTFKESTSYSDILKMLRRVSAFNATDAYDCNRVAEFATSSNTLFRMTFQGNQVKTEGYFNGLLNTISDVENGEFIPEQQKVKLKYQFLQNDGSYSIVEEELLPADITFPVVPDKVYSFGANKDGLFFTRGDDLLQVDPSGDLWLYKPQVDKTFAAPTKIASGWTGFASVFYLPDNRIMRFDLDKVDCAIIEDENYTLSYVPFFGSGWAGLSINRLMPFKDFALIMTDVSGAFKKIGISQSNSWLGGFDNISTGFQNYRKIIPYDNAVLLIDQSGDLWMMPLSDDFVLGSRVNLGSGWNKYIDVIKQGTTLLCLDENGDLWRYDFNPDLSWNID
- a CDS encoding sialate O-acetylesterase, encoding MKKIYFTISLLLCFTFHSFSEVKLASCYGENMVLQRDQDIIIRGTSDPEEQIVVSFLDTKAETTADKEGRWNVRFDACPYGGPHQMIIKGANNSIEFNNILIGDVWLCSGQSNMVWSVGQSANPEFEIANASYPHIRLFLTPGRWSFDPRHETSGSWNECNSKNIQSFSAVAYFFAREIYLQTGIPQGLICSAWGASEIEPWLSPKAIDNLDKELKDHYQYTPENYPSKVKEILTRNPERIWDYNPNLYPGVLYNGMIHPFIGFRLKGILWYQGENNAHVQRSDEYKFLFPVLINDWRERWGYELPFYWVQLPSYIPPSVPEGHISWTVLRESQHAALSLPQTGEAVTIDIGDANDVHPRNKQDVGYRLALIALNKLYGRNVIYSGPIYKSVRFQGNKAFLKFDCMGSCLSNRYPNGELKGFSIAGKDQVFEQAKAQVKNCNRLEIYSDKIKKPRYVRYAWENCPLEANLINTEGLPAAPFRTDHIPEK
- a CDS encoding family 10 glycosylhydrolase, which produces MPIIIFQSLKERFSIISLSVIVFSFMIILFSGCVRKSQQSQFEVRALWVDPPGFKDKETVDGLIEKCRKAGINTIIPDIMLRENVWFKSVNFAGKVNADDQFDPLEYLIKKAHADGIKVQAWSCVYHSIAKYPEWNSKPFASDNYNGGFLSAAHPDVNPYLLSVLRELLNYDIDGIHLDYTRYWNAAFDYSDAACNRFRASHGFNPKDFLDHPERIVPPDKDVYPVRVLCPLKMAEWEMGSVERNLNRTEIGYAYLSEQTANIDALKTPGLLIVSYYHQVPADMINALERFVNRGGDIVWMDPTSDLFNKQEFNALTGITGARYFGLDRMKFRTLDDHPFGKLFDTLQVKIDGNLLTEGEAEVIACTDSGEPVIRILQKGKGHVMTVGLGVMDSGSQEIIQLLIDIITGFKTQAGITGPDLMAEKRKLWIDWRASFPLDLVCELNKMIKEKNPDLLLTAAAGVGPQEYYSIYRDGRDWLIENIVDYIFPMNYTEEIDDLQDILDEQLFHTPDDMSDRIYPGLQLYTFRNNNAASIDASIVDEQIGLIKQYGYRGFCLFAYSYFSDEIIEVVKKYSQ
- a CDS encoding DUF1080 domain-containing protein, which produces MKKCNYLVILTVVFFSACQTRHNVLTEAEKAEGWQLLFDGETLNGWRNYNGTELTAPWVVEDGTLSALGKGSDENGYIVTNQPYENFELLFDWKISEGGNSGLLYHVLERPGYNVPYLTGPEFQIIDNIGFPGKLENWQMACADYAMYPADLSKATLKPAMEWNTYRIVFDNGHVEHWLNGVKVVEFKAWSEDWFVKKNSGKWENAPEYGLAHKGVFCLQDHGDRSWFRNIKVKELPRKPKKDISLFNGRDLTGWEIYGTEKWYVNDEGLLVCESGPNKEYGYLATREYYNDFELTADFRQVADGNSGIFFRSHIESGVKISGWQVEVSPPGYDTGGIYESYGRDWLVQIPDEKENILKMGEWNTMRIRVKGDQVSTWLNGTQMVDITDEKIGREQGRIALQIHDGGGIKVFWKNLKLKEL